One Microtus pennsylvanicus isolate mMicPen1 chromosome 10, mMicPen1.hap1, whole genome shotgun sequence genomic window, cattcattcatttgatgCAGTATGTATTGGGCATTTCCTCGTTGTCAGACTTTGTGCTATTTTCTAAAGGTGCAGGAATACTGGCATAGTTCTCCCAGTATATTAGGAAgttaaattaatacaaatttattaCCTATGCTTATGCCAGAGAGGAAGTACAAGGAACCAcgagaaggccagttcagtccTAAGCCCTATTGTTTCTACCTTCCAAATTCTTTCCTATGTCTCTACAGCTCCATTCCCACTGCTGCTAATAGGCtgttctctgcctcctgtatGTCTACAGGGGCTTAATTCCTAACTCTGTCTCCAGACTTGCCTGCCCTTCAGGGCTTCACACGATCCCAAGCATGTCCCCAGATAATTATCCAGGGTCAATTAGGGTAGACTCTCATCTCACTTTCTAGTTGTATCCATCATGCTGGATTCCTCCAGGATAAGGTGCTCTTTATCTGTAGAGATGAGGAGACTCAGGTCGGCTGTTCTAGTCAGCCTTTTACTGAAGCTTTCCAGAAGCCTAAGTCTGCTGGGTGGTTTGAGAACCCACATGGAAAAATCTGGTACTTCAACTAAAAGACTTACTCTCTTGGATCCCCTTTGGGTTGAGTAAGGGAGTCTATGAGAATCACTAGTTAGCCATTCTTTTAGGGGGTGGTTTaatcccttcccttcctgcccctttaCTGCTCTCAGAAAGATGATCATTTAGCATTAAGGCCAGGGAGTATTTTATAATACATGATAGCCAGGCTGGCAGAACAATTGATAATGTTTGAACCATCTGCTGCATAGAAAttagttctctttttctctcaactCTTCTTCCCACATCTGCCTCTGGTCTTAATTTCAGTCTCTGGTGGAGGAACCTGGAGCTGGGTTAACATTTATAGTGAAATGGTGAAGGACCTGAATTCATTCTGGAAATCTAAGTTTTGACACAGCTAAGGGTAACTTCGTATTTGGTGTGTTGAAATGGGGCCCATTATCTCATTACAGCTGCCTGGATACCAGATGAAATAGCCTCAGAGTGAAACTAAGATGTTCTCTGCTCAGATGCTTCCAAAATGAGGACCAGAAGCAGCACATGACCCAACCCAGCTGCTCCCCGCAGATGTCCCTTAGTTGCTTTGTGTACCCACCTCTGTGGCACCCTTGCCTAGCTTCCCCCTTGACTTTTGGGCCCCACCGCTGGGCTCCATTAGAACTGGCTAAGGACTGCAATTTAAGAGTTGACACAAAGGACCCTCTGTCCTAAAACTGCTCCATTCTTAATTCTGGTCCCCAGTCACTTTTTGAATTCTTAATTTCTGATTGTTTCCTGTCAAGCTGCAAATGCCTGAGAGggaaacatttcaaaacattatTACCCATTAGCATCTCAGTGTGAATTAATTTCTTCTCTACTTGGAACAGTCCCAGAAGCTCTAGAACACAGAATATTGACAAAGTCTCTCTGAGAAGTGGCCTAAGGACACTTGTATTGGCAGTTGGATGACTCAGAACTCAGAGTGTGGGATTTTTGTGCTCATTAGAGTTTAAGGTTCTCTGCTTGGGTGTGTCAGGACTGAGAAGAAAGACTGGGGCACTGGCTCTCTTGTGGCAGAGGACAAGCTGATGGAGCTTAACACTGGCAGTAGAAGAATGCCAGCGTTAGAGGCTTCCTGCTTCTTAATTTCCCTTGCTAACTGCGGTTGTAGCCGTCTTTCCTAGGAATACCTCCATCTCCACTTTGACCCTGCATGCCCTTGTTTGCCTGGGATCCTGTCTGTTGAGCACTGCTCTCTTCTATCACGAATGTCTAGTTTTTCTATTTAGGTACGAAGCCTGCCAGATGCAAGGGTCTTAGAGAATTTCAATTTCTCTTCTCCCACTTTAAAGACAAGAAAGGTGAGGGAGTAGTTCCCCTAAGGTCACCCAGTGGGGTTGCTGCAGCTCTCTGGCTTTCCACTCTGTTTTACATCTGTCTCTTCTGTCCCTAGGTGGTCTTACTAGGCAGGAATTAGGACCTCTTTGTGCCACAACAATCTTCACACATTTTGCACACGTTAAGAATATAATAAATGTTCTAGAGGCAAATAGGTTGATGTGCACAATAACAAAAGATGCTGTAAAAATGGAGAGCAACCTGGAACCTGGATGTCTAGATCCATCCATGCTGGGCCAGACTCACTGGTCTCTTACCTGTGAGGATACTGGCTATAGGTTACAATCTCATGTTGACAGCTTGATCACCAATGTAATGTTCAGCTGTGGGGCTTTGGGACATGACTGAATCATGTGTTCGCTGACCTAATCCGTGGGTTAACTCATTGAGGAATTCTTAATTTGAGGCCATTATTGGAAAGAAGTAGAAATTAAAATGTGGGGACTCGTTGTAAGAAGCAGGTCACTTTGTTGTGGgtccttccttctttatctctcTGCCATAAACCTAAAAACCACGGAGCCAGTCAACTGTGAACTTAAATCTTTGAAACATAAACCCAAacaacttttttctcttttaggttgTCTTCTCAGAAATATtatcacagcaaaacaaaacaaaacaaaaaccccaaacaaacagaaaccaaccaaccaaaaagcTCCTCCAACACAAACCTAACACACTATGGATTCTAaagcctcagcttccccagcgCTGTGAGAGCCACTGTCCTGGTTGGCTGTCAAACAGACATGAAATAACAATCAGAAATGCAGTTCCATGGTACTTCAGATTTCAAGAGCTCGATAGCCACGTACAGATAATGGCTCCTGTATTGGATATCACATATAAAGTGTTTCCAGTGCTGCAGAAACACCCGTTGGGCTGCTTTGGGCCAGACTTTGGGGGCAAAGGGGAAACAGACATAGAGACCAGGAGCTCAGAGCTGAGTGAGGTTTTGGAGAACATCCTAGAAATATTCAAGCCTGTCCCACTAGGGCAAACAAATATCCCGGAGAGAATTCAATTGCCACTCTCACCTTCAGATAGCCCTAATGACTGGAAAATTACAGCTGCAGCCAGGAATTAGTTCACCTACTTGCTGACCTGGGCTAAAAAGGAACTGGAATGCACGCATCTGTTTTTAACCCTGTACTCACCAAGGCTCAGCAGGATACCTGACCACTGGCATATCAGGACAGGCTTCCATTTCTGCTGTCCTCTGCATTTGCAAAGCAGACTGTGTAAGGCTGAATGCTTTCATGTGTCTGGTTAGAGTGTCGCAGGATTTTGTTTGAGTAATACTTTTGATAATAGTACCAAGTGTCTTGCTAATTTGGGAAAGTTTCAATATTCCTGTTTTGTGCAGTATTATGATGAATTGAGGTGAGCAGAACATTCCAGTTTCCTGCACAGCCTCCTTTGCAGGGGGTCCTCTGAGCCCAGGATGTGATATAGGAGAAGGACATATCCTCATATATTTTCTTAAGAccccttcattttctttcagcaCCTCTGTATCCTTCAAGGCTTTCCACTGCTGCAGAATTCATCTTACTACTTAGAGATCCCAATAGTCTATCCCTTCCTCTTATAGGAGAGCTGATAACAGTGCAAGGATACTTGTATTATTCTCAGGAAGTTAGTATTCTTGCAGGGACCTTTTCAAAGTCATGGCATTGGGGGCGTGAATATCCTTCATCTAACTTCAGCTCAGTAGTAGGCAGCAGTTGGGAGGGAGCATTGGAGTGAGGCTTTGCTCAGCACTTACAAGTTGCAAGGCtatgccccccccccagttgGGCTGACTTTCTTGCCTACTGGAAAGCTGTGCCCATCTATAGCTGCCTCTGGAAGTGGGATTTTCTCTAGGGTGAGCTTTAAGACCCAGACTCAGTGCAGGCACAGCTACCTTGGGTACTGGTCTACTCTGAGTCTCATAACTCACTGATAGGTAACCAAGTCTTGATTTTGATCTTCACTTTGACTTTCTGAGAGTCTGTGTTCACAATTTATCTAATATTCAACTCCTTCCAGGAGTCCCCTTGCCTCTTTCCTCATGCATCACAACTCTGGGATTTAATGATCACTTTCCCAAATTCTTTGCACACCCAATCTGTGTTGCTATAGTCCTGTTTCCTGGACAGTATTTTGTGTGTTGAACCTTCCTGAAGTCTACCCTGTTCAACACGCCACTTGGCAGACATATTCTCTACAGTCCTATGCATTTCTCTTATGTCTACAACTGTTTACAGAAGGTTTATGAAGTGTCTTGCTTAATGCTAACAGCAGTTCCTGAATGCTCTCATCTCATCATTATGACAGCCTTAGGTAGGCTGGTGCTATTATTATCCATGCCTTAAAGATGAGGTGATAAATTGAAGGTCAGAGAGGTTAAATGACTTATCTGATATCTTATAGATAGTATCAGGCTGGGGTCATAATCCAAGTCTATATCTCTTCCGAACCTGAGCTCTCAACACTGGGCTCGGCTGTCTTGCATGGTGATTGCCCATCACTTGTAGCCAGGGTTGGTTTAAGTGTGTGTCCAGGCATATACTGGCTCCAGATTTATTTAGGTCTGTTGTGCCCCAGACCTTGAGACACATATTTATGGTGCTGGTTTCCTAGGGTCACGTGAGTCTCCACATATGGCCCCTCTGAGCCTGGGGTTAGTTAGACTCATTGGCAATTGTTCGGTAATGGGAGTCACTCAAAATACATTTGAAAGGATGAACAGATGAACTAAATGGTAGCATGGTAATCTGTTAGttcactgctttttaaaaaatttatgttttagatccatatctattgccatgcataaaactcaacttcacatggattaaagacctcaacataaaatcaatGACActtaacctcatagaagagaaagtgggaagtacacttgaatgcactggcacaggagaccacttcctaaatataaccccagtagctgggcggtggtggcgcacacctttaatcccagcactcgggaggcagaggcaggcggatctctgtgagttcgaggccagcctggtctacaagagctagttccaggacaggaaccaaaaaaagctacggagaattcctgtctcgaaaataaaatatatattttattatatatttaaccccagtagcacagacactgagagaaacaattaataaatgggaccttctgaaactgaaaagcttctataaagcaaaggacatggtcaacaagacaaaacggtgCCTACAGAACagggaaaagatcttaaccagCCCCATATTAGActgagggctgatctccaaaatatacaaagaactcaagaaattggtcatctcTGTTGCAGAGATGTCAGCAATGAGCAGGAACAATGGGACCGTATTTCTCCTAGAAGTGGTCTGGAAGGCTGCTCTGGGCCTCTGGACAGCAGAGGGATGAGTAGATCCGCAGTTGTGGATCCCAATGGCTGGTAGAGGAAAACAGTGTCTGCCTTTTATCCATGAGGGATTTATGAGCTTGGCAAGACACATTTGCCTTCTGCTGTCTTTGAAAACATGTAGTGAAGCAGACCTGTTTTGTAATCTTGTTCAATTACAGATTGAATTGAATGAGTCAAGGAGTCCAAAGGAGGCAGCCTGAAAATTCTGAGAAGACATAACTGTAAAAGCGGAATTTGATTAAGGAGTATTACAAGAGGGGTGGAAGCTTGGTGAATTGCATGGTAGGCCTGGGAGCTGGAAGAGAGGGTGAATTGCCACGTTGTAGTCAGCTAGGGTAGGAAGCTGCCCTGGCAACCTGGTGGCCCACTAGTCAAGGAAAATTTGCCTGTATACTTGGATCATACAGATACATGACTTGCACAAGGTTGGGCCTGTCAACGTTCTGTGGTGGGTGGGGCTCCTAAGGTCTTACCCCTACCTGAGGAGCTTTTAGCAGTTAGTGGTTACCAGGGAAGGCGAAGACATTTTCTTCAGCGATGTAGCCAATGATAAGTTGCCCATGTTCCTGTATTCCTATAAATACCTTGCTATGCTCATGTGAACGACTCTAATTaaactcatctctctctctctctctctctctctctctctctctctctctctcacacacacacacacacacacacacacacacacatgtatgtgctcacacacacacatatgtgctctctctctcacacacacatatgtgctcacACACAGGACATGAAAGAAGGGAGGCTAGCTGGAAAGAAGACAATTAGTAGGAATGGAAGGGGGTAAGAGACACGATGGGGGGACTGACCGTAACATATGTGATCAACAAGTGCTAATTAACACATTTGATCTCTAAAAATGTGTATGTGGGGATTTGCTTTGGTGTAATATCCaagcaaagaaaatgagacaTGATGAAAACTTGTCCCATTGCAGAGATAAATCTGGGGCTGGGCAGGAAAAGGCATACATGAACTGACCGGAACACTCACATGTAGGAACTACATTTAATGCACGGAGGTTGGCTGTCTATTAGAGGGATGGATACAAGGCATTCTCTGACTCTTAGGGAAGACGGCCCAGATGGTATCATCGCCCCTGCCTTCAGTCTTAGTGCTACTGGGGAGGCTCTGACAGTTACAGTTTTTTCTTGTTGATTCTAACCATTCCAGCTCAAGTCTCCGGCAGCGGAGTCAGATGCCTTCTTAAATTCTACCTGGGAATCCTGGTTTGCTTCACTCTAGCGTGCTTTCTGCCCCGAAGGCTTTTTAAGACCTGGCCACTGGGAGGTCCGGAGGGCAGATTTTTCCCTGTGGTCATCATGTTCCTCTTCCCACAAGTTCTTGCACTGTCATTCTTGGCCAGGAGTTGCCAAGTGGGGACAATACCAGTGGCTCAGGGCTTTCTGTAAGGGGCTTCATTTCTCTCAAGCTCTGACTTCCCTGAGGTTGAAGGATATAGCAGAGCCCCTGGGAAGAAGCTGTGAGGCATTGGGGTACTGAAAGAGCCATGGTAGAGAGGCTTGGGTCAGTGCCCAGGGTGGTAGCACCCAGCTTGGGACTCTCCTGGGTCAGGATCTAACCCTAGCCTCAGTCAGCTTGACACTGAGCGCTGTGATCTGCCCTCTGAGTCACgctcctctctccttcctaatGAGGTCAGCATTTCAAAACAAATCAGactttccttctctcctgtcttctgCTGTCCCTCTAGCTCCCGTGCCCCTCTGCCTATGGAACTTTGCCTTCCACATCTCGCAGTCCAGTTGGAGTCTCTCTTACCTCTGAGTGGCTGAATTTATTTTAGACCGTGGAAAAATTCAGTCACTGCATTAATCAGATTAACACAGTGTACCAGTGGAGCCCAGTGTCCCTGAATTATCCGTTACCTTACAACTACAATACTtatcatttacacacacatttatttggcTACAATTCTGCAAATTATGTACTACTACCAGTTTTATGGATGGGAAACTGAGGTGCAGAGAAATGAGATTTTTCTAAAGGCAGACAATAGTAGGTGACACGTTTGAACTCTGAATTCTCATTCCAGAACCTTTCTATGAAGCCCCCAAGGAGGGGCCAGGTCAAACAACAACAGTGCTTTGGATTATTTTCACCCAGCTTTCTCTCCCATTCTGCCCAGCTTTTGACTTACCTTTTCAGAAACCAACTCCTCCTATTCCATCACATCCTCTTCCCCACTCCCAATCAGTCCCTCACCTGGGTGGTCCAATTTGGACACTAATAAGTAAATGGCGAAGTTCAGGAAAGAACAGTTGCACTTCCAGGGGTTTCCACTTAGATACAGGGTCTGGAGTGCCACCAGGTGGTGCAAGGCCTCATGATCAATGGTCCGCAATCCGGTGTTCCTGAGGTCCAGGTACCTCAGAGAGGTGGTGTTGGCAAAGGTGTATTTGTCAAGGGACAACAGGTGAGGGTTGTTGGAAATGTTCAGCCGCACCAGGTTGGTGAGCACCGAGAAGCTGAAAGGGGAGATGGAGGTTAGGTTGTTGGAGCTGAGGTCAAGGTAGATGAGTTTGAAGACCCCGATGAAGGTATAATCCATTAGCTCTCGAATCCGGTTGTTCTGGCAGTCCAGGTAAACAAGGTCACTGAGGAATCCTAGCTGCAGAGCTGGTAAGCTAGCGATTTTGTTATTGCTCAGGAGTAGCCTCCGGGTGTTGAGAGGAATGTTCAGTGGGTATTCCATTAGCTGCATACCTGTGCAAGATACTTCTTGGGCTTGACACAGACAATTGACTGGGCAGTTGGACCCTGATACCAGCCCCATTCCTAGAGAAAAGAGTAACAACTGGGGGCCAGCGCCTGAAGCAAGGGACATAGTAAGAAGCCACCGTTCCCCTCCTTCTACCTTCCTGAGGGCGGGCACAAGCTGTCCTGATCTGAAGGCTGCcgaggggtggggcagggcaggggctGGGTGCTGGAAAAACTGTAACACTCTAGCTTTGTGCAAAGCAATTTTCCATTACAGGAGAACTGAACAGAAGTTGAAACGCGAGGCCCAGTGCCCTGCTGCCGGCTTGGTGACTCTGCCGCTTGCTCAGTCCGGAGTGCTGTTGGA contains:
- the Lrrc52 gene encoding leucine-rich repeat-containing protein 52; translated protein: MSLASGAGPQLLLFSLGMGLVSGSNCPVNCLCQAQEVSCTGMQLMEYPLNIPLNTRRLLLSNNKIASLPALQLGFLSDLVYLDCQNNRIRELMDYTFIGVFKLIYLDLSSNNLTSISPFSFSVLTNLVRLNISNNPHLLSLDKYTFANTTSLRYLDLRNTGLRTIDHEALHHLVALQTLYLSGNPWKCNCSFLNFAIYLLVSKLDHPDGQNATCTEPTELSGWPITRVGNPLQYMCITHLDHQDYIFLLLIGFCIFAAGTVAAWLTGVCAVLYQNAHRKSSGDDTEDESGNRVTDQIFRSNSYFGQSRFPQLT